The nucleotide window CCAATTTGCTTAGTTTAAGCGGAGAACTTAAAATCTGGTGCTGCGTTCCTTCCCCGCAGTCAAACAACCACAAAGCTCTGCGCTCATCCAACATGCGTAGCCCAATGGAAGTTACATTCCGTTGAAGCGTAGGTACACCAGCATTAGTTCCCAGGAAATATAGTTCCATTCTGGATCGCACCTCTTTCTGTTGCCAGCAAAAAACCTCCGACAATGCGGAGGGCTTTGCCTGACACTCTACTGATTTATGCCTTTTCTACGTTAAAATACTTGGCTTGCGGATGGCTGAATACCATCGCTGATACGGATGCTTCAGGTTCCATCATGAAACCTTCCGTCAATTCCACACCGATATCCTCAGGCTGTAGCAACTTGAACAACGGCCCTTGATCTTCCAAATCCGGACAAGCCGGATATCCAAAGGATACCCTGATCCCCTGATAGCGTGCACCGTGACGTTGCTTCATGGTCATCTGGGCAGAATCAGGGAATCCCCAGATATCTCTCATCATATGATGCACACGCTCAGCTAATCCCTCTGCTACTTCGAGTGCTACGGATTGCAGAGCATGCGAGCGAAGGTAATCCCCTTGATCTTTCCACGCTGTGGATAGTTCACGCACACCATGTCCGGCAGTAACAACCATGAAACCAACGTAATCCATCTGACCGGATTCAACAGGCTTCAGGAAGTCGGACAGGCATAGGAACGGCTCGACTTTTTGACGTGGGAACGTAAATGTATGCAAAATATTACTGGTATCCTTTGGATCATAAATAATGACGCTGTTACCACTGGACTGAGCCGGGAAGAAACGATATATGGCATGCGCCTGAATTATCCCGTCACGAACAGCTTCTTGCATAATATCATCCACGACTGCTTTTAGGTCGGTAGCCTTCTTGTCTCCTGAAGCAAGCAGTTGTTCTACTGAACCGCGCAACCCCAGATGATGTCCAAGCAACATCTGCATGTTAACGTATGGCAGGATATGTGATAACGGATAGTTGCGCATCGTATGCCGCTCCAGATCAGGCGGGACAAGTACCGGATGATCTACAGCGATATCCGAACGCTCCACTCGCGTAAGCTCAGGAAGAGCCTGAACAGCTACAGCACCTGAAGCATCAGCTTCTTTTTCAGCTTCCATCTCCAGTTGCATCACTTCACGTGTAACAGGATTCATCAATTTGTTCGCCAGATCCAGACCATCCATCGCATCTTTGGCATATACAACCATTCCGTTATATTCAGGACGGATACGATTTTTGGTGAATTTACGTGTCAACGCCGCTCCGCCAACCATAATAGGCACATCAATACCTGCTGTTCGCAAATCCTGAGCGGTAAGAATCATCTGTTGCGCTGATTTTACCAATAGACCCGAGAGGCCGATCGCATCGACTTTTTCTTCTCGGTATGCCTCAATGATACGTTCTGGTGGTACTTTTATACCCAAATTAATGATACGGTAACCGTTATTGGACAGGATTATCTCTACCAGGTTCTTACCGATGTCATGCACATCGCCCTTGACCGTGGCCAGAATGATTTTGCCTTTAACCGAAGTTTCGTTCTTCTCCATGAACTGCTCCAGATATGCTACAGAAGCCTTCATGACTTCCGCACTCTGCAACACCTCAGCTACAATCAACTCATTGTTGTTGAAAAGACGACCTACTTCCTCCATACCCCGCATCAGTGGACCGTTAATCACTTGAAGTGCTGTGTATTTGGCAAGTGCCTGTTCGAGATCCGGCAGCAATCCTTCTTTGCTTCCTTCCACAACATATGAAGCGAGACGCTCTTCTAATGAAAGGTTCGAGATTTTTTCCTTCTTCTCAACCTTCTTGTTACGGAACGCCGCTACGAACGCCGCCAGTGTTTCATCATTCGTGTTATATAAAAGCTCTTCCGAGAGTCTGCGTTCTTCTTCCGGAATGGACGCATAACGCTCCAGTTTCTCTGTGTTTACGATGGCATAGTCGAGACCAGCTTTGGTACATTCATACAAAAATACAGAGTTCAGCACTTCACGGCCTGCTTCAGGCAGTCCGAATGAAATGTTACTGATCCCGAGTATCGTATGACATTCTGGCATCGCTTCCTTGATCACTCTTATACCTTCAATGGTTTCTTTGGCTGAACCGATGTACTGTTCATCTCCCGTACCTACCGGGAACACCAACGTATCGAAAATAAGGTCTTCTGGTTTGAGTCCGTACTTGTTCACCAGCAGATCGTAAGAACGTTTGGCTACGTCCAGCTTGTCCTCCCGGCTAATCGCCTGACCCCGTTCATCAATCGTTCCGACGACAACTGCACCACCGTACTTATGAAGTAACGGCGTGATCAGCTCAAATTTCTCTTCGCCATCCTCAAGGTTAATGGAGTTAATTATCGCCTTACCTTGAGAGTACTGGAGGGCCAGATCGATTACGGAAGCATCTGTCGTATCGATCATAAGTGGTACTTTTACTTTTTTCACAACCAGTTCAAGGAACTTCACCATGTCTTCAGACTCTTCACGGTCCGGGTCTTGTACACACACATCGACAATGTGCGCTCCATTTTTCACTTGAGCACGGGCAATTTCCGAAGCTTCTTCATATTTGCCTTCTACAATAAGCCGCTTGAATTTTCGTGATCCCAGCACGTTCGTACGCTCACCAACCATGTATGGACGATTGTCCTGTTCGATATAGATTGGTTCTATACCAGACAATGCAGGTGGATGTGTTCCGTTCATTTCTCTTGGGGGGTACTGGGCAAGTGTGTCGCGCATAGCCCGAATATGTGCAGGGGTTGTTCCGCAACATCCACCAGCAATATTCAACCAGCCCTGTTCGGCAAAAGCACCAATCTTCTGAGCCAGAGAGTCTGGTGACTCATGGTAATTACCGTTCTCATCCGGTAGACCCGCGTTCGGGTAACAACTAACGGCAACCGATGCCATTCCAGAAAGCGAGCGAATGTGATCACGCATGAACTCCGGACCTGTAGCACAGTTTAGTCCTACCGAAATTGGGTTAAGGTGTTCTAAGGATATATAAAAGGATTCGATGTTCTGACCCGCAAGGGTTGTTCCCATCGGTTCTATCGTTCCTGATATCATCAGGGGCAGTGTAACACCGCTCTGTTCAAAGGCCTGCTGGATTCCGATACTGCCTGCTTTTACATTGAGGGTATCCTGAGAGGTTTCGAGCAGTAGCGCATCAACGCCTCCCTCTATTAAAGCAAGCGCTTGCTCCAAATAACTGTCGATAAGTTCCTGGAACGTTACACCACCAGTAACAGAAAGAGTTTTGGTTGTTGGTCCCATTGCACCTACCACATAACGTGGAGATTCCGGTGTAGAGAAACGATCAACCGCAGCTTTCGCAATTCTGGCTGCTTCCAAGTTGATCTCGCGTGCCCGATCCTGAATATCGTATTCAGCAAGCACGACAGATGTCGCACCAAATGTGTTGGTTTCAATTAAATCGGCGCCGGCCTCCAGATATTCTTCATGAATGCGCTGGATTATCTCTGGACGAGTAAGTACTAACATTTCATTACATCCATCCAGATCTTCGCCGCCAAAATCTTCACCAGTCAGATCAACTTGTTGAATCATGGTCCCCATTGCACCGTCGAGGATTAATATTCGTTGTTTTAATGCATCGTGTAGACTAATCTTATCCAATATCTTCACCCCCGCAAAACGTTAAATCTTAGTTTAACAGAAACTAACTTAATGTGAAAGATCGGGTTTGCTCCCGAAAGATGGCGGGTTTGCTCGAATATGAACGGAATTTGAGAATCGACAAAAACAGAGCAATCCGATATAATTCAATTAAACCAAGTGGAAAAGAGGGAAAGAACATGGCTGAAATTGTAATCCGAAATACGAACGAACGCATCACTGGTGACGAAAACGTTCGAAATTTCTTGAACAAATACGAAGTATTATATGAGAAGTGGGACGCATCCAAACTGAACACGGATCTGCAAAATAACTTTGGATTGACTGATGATCAGAAAACCGAGGTTTTGGAAACTTACGATTATGAAATTAGAGATTTGGCTGCACGTCGTGGATACCAGATCTGGGATGTCATCACGCTGTCCGAACAAACACCAGATATCGAAGAAAAGCTGGCCAAGTTCGAAGAGATCCACACCCACGCTGAAGATGAAATCCGCGCCATTGTCGCTGGTAAAGGAATCTTTGTTATCAAATCTACAGATGATGTGGGCTACTTTAATGTAGAACTGTCTCCTGGGGACGTCATCTCTGTACCTGAGAATACACCGCACTTCTTTACTTTAATGGAAAACAAACAAATTATTGCTGTACGTCTGTTCATCGAAAAAGATGGCTGGATTGCAGATCCATACCCTGATCCTACATTTATCAAACAAGCCTAACACTCTCGTGTGACGACTTGCTTAACCAAAACCCCTGTTCAATTGAACAGGGGTTTTCGCATATGCATATGGAGAGTATCATACAACATCGGTGCATTATATAAAATAATGCGGGTATTTCGCTTTTATCGATTCCTGTTCAATAACAACCAGTCTGAGATGAGCTTCCATCACCTGAACCGCTTGCTCCGTCTTACGCTCTGTGATAAGTCGATAAATCTCTTTGTGTTGTGAGATAATGACCTCCAGGTTGGAGTCTTCCGCTAGACGTAATAAACGCAACCGATTAAACGGGATGTTCAACTGTTGCAACATTTTCCACGTTCGCAGCTTACCTGTGCCCTGAAACAAAATCTGGTGAAACTCTTCATCCAGTTCAAACAGTCGATAGAAATTGTTTTTCCCTATACATACTTCCTGCATTGCAATGTTGGTTTCGAGTCTGAATCTGAACTCTTCAGGAAAAGAAGCGCAAGCCAATGTCACGATTTCCTTCTCCATCTTTTCCCGCATGAACCTGCCTTCTTCCACATGCTCCAGATTGATATGAGAGACTATTGTTCCACTCTGTGGAATAATGTCCAACAGTTCTTCTTCAGCAAGTTTCATGAATGCTTCTCGCACGGGTGTTCTGCTCACCTGCAGTTCATCTGCAATCTCTTTCTCTGAAATCTTGGTACCAGGCTTAAGTTCCAGATGAAGAATTCGTTCTTTTAACAGATTATATGAATATGCTCTGGTCGAGCCTCTTATTTTTTGATTAAGTGACATGCCTAGACCTCTTTCTCTCAGCCGTATTCATTTATCTTAGCACAAATTACCGTTCCACTTAAATATCGGAGTGAAACGGTAATTCGAACAGCGTTAGCTTTGTTATTGCTTATTTTCTTTGTAGGCTTTGTACGTGTCATTTGCCAGCTTCAGATAATTGGATAGACCTTGACTGTCCAGCTCTTTGGCAAACGTATCGAATTCAGACAAGTCCCGCTCACCCAATATAAATTTAAGTGTATTTTGGTCAGAGTAGTCTTTCAGTGGTGTACTCAGAAGTGTTACCCGTTCACGATCCTCGGAAGAGTATGGGATAGGCGGTTCTGCCGGGATAACTTCCTTGGTATCCTTCATGTCTTGCTGGAATTTCAACTCTTCTTCACTAAACATCGATTGCAACAGATCTGTAGTACCGCCGTAGGCAAACACGCCACCAGAGAAGCCAAAGTCAATTCTCAGATCCTTCGTACCTTTCGGATTCAAGCCATTGTAGTTTACGTCTTCTACCAATTTACGTGTTCCACCCTCTTTGGTAAATGTTTCGCCTTCTACACCCCACTTGGCAAACTCTTGACCTTCATCACTGTAATATAACCAATCAACAAATTGCATAATGGCTTTGAAATTTTCGCTTTTTTGAATTTTCCCGGATATCATGACCCCGTTTTCAAGTCTGGACCCGGACATCAGCTGGCCTTTTGGCCCACCAGGTACTGTAATCTTCGCAACAGAGAATTCACCCTCTCCGAGCGTTTTGTTCATATCATTTCTGTGCAATACAACGGTCTGGGAATTACCGTTAATCATGAAAGATTTGCCGGATACAAATTTCTGTACAGCCTGATCATCATCCTGCGTGAAGCTCTCCTTATCGAGCAACCCTTCGGATACCAACTTGTTAAAGTACGTTAGCATTTCCTTATACTCTGGTGTAGTAGCCGTGTAAACGAATTGATCCTGATCTTCCTTATACGTCAATCCGTTACCAAATCCCCATCCACCCTTAGTTCCAAAGCCGGTAGCAGCGATGTTCAACGTACTATTGAATTGGAAACGGTCCGAAAAAGGAACGGAATCCGGATAGATTTCTTTCAATTTCTTCGCTGCATCATACAATTCGTCCCATGTGGTTGGGATGGCAATGTTATTTTCTTCAAAAACATCTGTTCTTACGAGCAATGTGTAATCTGGCCATACTTCTTCATGCAGACCCGGAAGTACATAGTACTTTCCATCTTCCTGTCGAAGTCCTTCAAGTTCATCTTCCAATCCCCATTTTTCCACTTTATCCTTGAAGTTAGGCATCAAATCAATGTAATCGCTAATCGGTAAGATCGCACCGGAAGATACAAATGCAGACTCTTCACCAGGATACGTTTTAGGAATAACCAGTGGTGCATCGCCTGAACTAATTAACAAAGATCTCTTTTGAGAGTAATCGCTCATCGGTACAATCGTTGGCTCAAGTGTTACACCCGTCAGTTCGGTGATTTTATCAAAAAGTAACCAGTCTTTTTTATATGGATAACTAGGTTGATCACTATAGAGTATGGAGAGATTAAATGGCTCTGTCGCTTTAAATGTATCTCCCACATTGTACGTCTCCATCGCTGCATTGGTCTGAACTTCTGTGACGTCACCTCCAGTTCCAGTGCCGCTGCTACATGCTGCCAGAACGACGGTCATCATTGTTGCCAAAACCATTTTACCGACAAACTTACGTGGCTTTTGATTCATTTAGGTTATCCCCCTGAATTTGGTTTAGGTTGACCTTGCCTTTAAACTGTTAAACAACCTCTAAAAGTTAATCACGTGAATTTTTCTAGCTTCTACGTATTACTGCTTAACAGATCCCAACATGATACCGGTTACAAAGTATCTCTGCACAAATGGATAGATGGTGAGTATCGGCAAGATGGTTAATACCATCGTTACTGACTTAATATTGGCAGCAATCTGTGTCAGGTTATCAGCTGAGGTTGCACCGGCAGATGCTCCACTCGTTGCTCCTGCAATCATATTGCGCAAATAAATGGTGACCGGAAACAGTTCTTTTTTGTCCAAATACAGAAAGGCTGGAAACCAGGAATTCCAATGGCCCACTGCGTAGAACAGCACCATGGTTGCCATAACTGCTTTACTAAGTGGCAATATAATGCGTAATAAGATCCCGTAGGTATTCAATCCATCAATGGAGGCAGCTTCCTCCAGTTCTTCAGGCATATTTTCAAAAAATGACTTCATGATCAGCATGTTGTATATGCTTATTGCGCCAGGAACCACAAGTGCCCACATGGTGTTATTGAATCCAAGGGAATTAATCAAGACATAGTTTGGAATCAATCCACCGCTGAAGAACATCGTGAACACGGCGAACATCGTCAGAAACTTTCGGCCCATTAACCTCTTTTTGGATATGGCATAGGCGAAAATAGTCGTCATGAACATGGAGATTAACGTACCTACCACGGTGTAAATAATCGTATTTTTATAATTAGTCCAGAACATGCTATCACGTGAGATGGTCTTGTATGTCTCCACATTAAATCCTCTTGGGAACAAACTTACCTTGCCCGAATTGATATAGGACTCACTACTGAAAGATTGTGCTACGACATTCAAGAATGGATAGAGCGTTATAAATACCACAAACAGCAGAAATATGACATTGAATACTTTAAATACCTTGTAAGATCTGGATTCCTGCATGGTGCTCCTCCTTTACCATAAGCTTCTTTGTGTCAGTCTGCGTGAAATGGCATTTACGGAGAACACCAGAATCAGACCGATTAGCGATTCGAACAAGCCAATTGCGGTAGCATAACTGAAGTTACTGGATTCCAGTCCGACCCGATACAGGTAAGTGGAGATCACATCAGATGTCTCGTAGATAAGTGGATTGTACAAGAGTAAGATTTTTTCAAATCCAACAGCCAGGAAATTACCCATGTTCAATATTAACAACGTAACAATCGTTGGCAAGATACCTGGAATCGTTACGTGAATCGTCTGCTTCCAGCGGTTGGCACCATCAATACGAGCTGCTTCATACAAAGATTCATCAATGGTTGTCAGTGCAGCCAGATACAGAATCGCTCCCCAACCCATACCCTGCCATACTTCTGACGTGATGTAGATTGTTCTGAACCACTCAGCCCGCTGCATAAAAGGAATACTGTCTCCGGTGAAGAAAGCCACCAGTCCATTAATGGAGCCATTCACTGCTGTCAGCTGCAGGATCATGCCCGCAACGATAACGATGGACAGAAAATGAGGCAGATAAGACGCGGTTTGTACAAACTTCTTGAAACGTTTACTCTTCACTTCGTTAAGCATTAAAGCAAAAATGATAGGAACCGGGAATGTAAAGAGCAACGCGAGGCCGCCCAACATCAGCGTATTACCGAATACTCTCCAGAAGGTAGGGTCTTCAATGAACATTTTGAAGTACCTTAATCCAACCCATGTTTCTCCAAATATACTGCCCCCTGGAACAAAACGTCTGAACGCAATCACATTACCAATCATCGGTCCATATTTGAAAATAATGAGGTAGATGATAGGAAGGATTAATAGTGAATACAGTTGCCAGTCTTTGCGGAACAAGGTTGCTGCCATTCGTAATCTGCTCTCTTTACGTAAAGATGTCATGGTTAGTGTTGTTTTAGCGGTTTCCGACTCCATGTGTTTTCACTCCGATCCAGGACTTGATAGGTAAAGACAAATTCATGTACAACTCCCATCGCTTCTTCTTTTGTAGAAGACAACCAATCCTTCAACTTCACCCCCACTACGAAATAGATAATAGCTAAATGTAAGCGATATCATTTTGGTGTGTTATGTAGAATCACACAATCCAAGGTGCTTCACATCATGCATTAGCACTTAATAGGTGGTGTGATCTCCAAATCAAGAGAAGTTGTTAAAAAGAATATAAAGCGCTTACAATACGTCAAAAATTATAAGCAACAACTCCTGCTTCCATTCAAATGAAGTAAGTCAAAAGAAATTGCTTTTGGACAATCTAAATACTAGTCATACTAGTATGTTAGTTATATTCTAATCCAGCTTCCCCCTAATTTCAATAACTTTTAGCAAATAAAATTGATATCTCATTTAACAAGGGAATTAGTCAATATACTCAAATAAAAAAACATTGGTAACTCCAAGAACGACATCATCGTTCATTGAAGCTTCCAATGTTTCAGGGTACTGAGGAAAGATGTTATAGCTGATCTGCTCAGAACTTAGCAATAAGCTGATCTAATTCCGATAAATGCGTTATTTCATGGTCAGGGGCATACGTTTCATTGTTGGTCTTATGCTCACGGTTAATCCATACGGATTGGATGCCAGATGATAAAGCACCACGAATATCAGTCGTTAACTTGTCCCCAACCATCATGCTCTCTTCGGGTTTAACACCCAGTTTACTCAAAGCATGTTCAAATATCGACGGATCTGGTTTTCCTTTTCCGAAGTTACCCGAGATAATAATCTCATCAAAGAAAGGAGTCAATTCAGGTACACCATCCAACTTCTCTTGTTGCAAAGCAGGACAACCATTCGTTAACAGCAACAGTTTGTACTTTCCTTGTAACTGACGCAAGGTATCCATCGTTTCTTCGTATACATGAGGTCTGGATCTCCGTTCTACTCCAAATTGCGAGGCAAGCTGTTCAGCAAGATCTTCCCGATCTATACCCAACTTCAACAAGCCACGACGCCAGGATTCTTTACGGTAAACAGGAGCAAGTTGTTCCAATTGACGGAACTCAGGTTGATCCCCACCGGTAAAGTTAGCCCATAGGCCTTCAAACGGATTGATTCCAATCATTTTGGTAAAAGGAAAGGTCTCATATGATTCATACAGTCCACGTGCCTCGTTACGAACGGCTTCTTCAAGTTCTTCCGGTTTAACCCCAGTCTCTTGCGCTGCGATTAGACAAGTCTCATGAAAAGCTTCTCGAACACTACGCTCATCCCATAATAAAGTATCATCTAGGTCGAACAAAATCGCTTTTAACGCCATTCCGATCATCTACCCCTTTATACAATAATTACTTTTCGACGGTTTCCACAGTGATCTGGTGTGCTTTTGCAAACTTCAACAAACGTTCTGCAATCGCATCTGTATCGTAGCGGTTCAATAACTTGGTAAATACCCATCTTTTACCGCGACTGTTATGTTCGATAACGATTGTGCCTGGTTCAATTCTAAACTTGACGATATCGTCAACCCCGATTGAACGTTCACGATTACCCTTCGTCGTTATAATCCGATTACTGCTAATCTTGATATACGGACGACGAAGCATGAAGATGACTGCCAAAAATACGTAAAGCAGCATAGTCACCCAGTCCCAAGTTGTCATTGGAGCTTGTACAAGGAATGTGCTCATAAACAGATACAAAAAGGCGAGACCGATCAAAAATATGGGGAACAACAGGCTGCGTCCTTTAAATACTTCTTCACCTGGTGTACCTGTGATTGGTTGACCACTTTTTTTGCGTTGCTGATTTAACTGCTTGGAATTTTTCTTAACCGTTCTCTCGAACGAACGCGACATGAGAATCCCCCTTATGTGTCTTTGTATCGGCTTACATAACTGTAAACCAACATTTCCCCCTATAAATTGCACTCTCAAATAACAGGAAGAAACCTAAATATCATAAATGATATCATTAGGTTTCGTTAGTGTTTGAGTTTGCCTTGGTGGCCTTTGTCATTCTCATCATCAACAATCTCAATGGTATCCAGTTGCTGTCTGAAATTGCTGCGAATATTACTCAAATAAATCTCTCTAAGCTCGGCACGTTCAGCAAGTTCTTCCTCCGACAAACCAGTGGACTTTTGCTTACGAGCCAATTCGTTAATACGTGCTACCAGACTATCTATATCCAAGCTTGTCCCCTCCAAAAATACAAAGTCATATTAACTTTGCCATGATAAAGGCTGCTTGTCAAGCTGACACGTGCTAACACTCATTGATGTGCATTTTATTCTGCAAATTGCGGTAGAGTTAATACTTGTCCCACTTGGATCGAAGTCGTATGAAGTTGATTCACTTTCTTAATTGCTTCTATATAAATACGTGTATCCATATTCGTCGGTTTATGTTCCAAAGAAATACTCCATAATGTTTCCCCTTGTGACACGGCTATCTTCCCTCCAGGAAGGACATCATTCTCATTGCCAGCAAATACAGTTAAAACGGTGCTACATCCAATAAATATAATTAAAGAGGTAATCGCCACCTTTAGCATCCATGAAGAAATTTTGAAACGTGCTAAAACCTTCTTGTAGTTCCCTATGTTAGACTTCACCAGCTCCGAATTCATCGGTTCGTAAATGCTTTGATAAGTAGAATATCTCATTAAATACCCGCCTCCAAACGTTTGTTCCTATCTGTTGGAATCAATATAACACGAACACTTGTTTTGTTCAATAGGTTTTTAGAACAATTGTTCGCTTTTTTTGAAGGAGAAATATCTGGATTGAAGTCCTTTTGCAAAGCATTTGCAGTATTATGCTCCGACTTTTGGACAAATTCTGTTCAAAAAGTTAAAAAACACTGATTTAATGCCATTTTATTTAGAACTTATGTTTGTACGAACGGAGGTTCTATGTTATAATTTTCCCAAACGTTACTAAAATGGGGTTGATACGGTATGTCGAAGATATCCAGCAGGCAGCAGGCTATTCTGGAGTTTATACGAAATGAAGTCCGGTTGAAGGGGTATCCTCCTTCCGTACGGGAAATTGGTGAAGCGGTTGGACTGGCTTCCAGCTCAACAGTACATGGACATTTGGATCGTTTGGAGAAAAAAGGTTTGATCCGACGCGACCCTACCAAGCCAAGAGCTATTGAGCTTTTGAGCCAGGAAGAATCTGAGCACTCTCATCAATTTGCTCATAGCGTTGCACGTATTCCTATCGTTGGTAAGGTTACAGCGGGTGTTCCAATCACTGCCACCGAGAACATTGAAGACTACTTCCCTCTTCCTACGCATTATGTAGGCGAACAGAAAGTGTTTATGCTTTCGGTAGTCGGAGATAGTATGGTGGAAGCTGGAATCGTTAACGGAGATTATGTTATTGTCCGTCAACAGCAGACTGCTGATAACGGTGATATCGTCGTTGCAATGACTGAAGACGATGAAGCTACAGTGAAAACGTTCTATAAAGAGAAAGATCATATTCGCCTTCAACCGGAGAATGCGACCTTCGAACCTTTACGTTTGAAACACGTTAGTATTCTGGGTAAAGTCATTGGCCTTTTCCGAGATATTCATTAATATTTAACATGAGTAACAAAACTAGATGTAATGTAATGTAATGAAATACGAAAAGAGGTTGTCCTGTTGAACAGGACAACCTCTTTTTTCATGTTTATGTTGTTTTATCGGCTAATTATTTACTGCGTTTCAGAACACTCTTATGATGCGAGAACACATCAAAGCTCTGTTGTCCGTGATATGAGCCCATACCGCTCTCTCCTACACCACCAAACGGGAGATAGTGTGAAGTCATATGAGAAAGGGTGTCATTAATACATCCCCCACCGAAGGACACTTGATTCAGAACCTGCTCCTGCAGTTGCTCATCTTGTGTGAAGAGATATAACGCCAATGGTTTTGGCCGGCGAACAATCTCCTCTAGCATTGGGTTCAGGTCACTGTACGTAAATACAGGAAGAATCGGACCGAAGATCTCTTCTTGCATGACAGGTGATTCCCAGTTCACATCTCCAAGTACAGTCGGCTCAATAAGCAACTGCTCACGTACAGAACGTCCACCTATGAGCGTTTTACCATCTGTGAGGAATTTCGACAACCGATCAAAGTTACGTGCGTTGACAATATGCGGGAAATCAGCATTCTGTAACACATCATCTCCAAATTTATCTTTGATCTCTGTGCTAATCAGATCGATCAATTCGTCATGAACTTGTTCATGTACAAGCAAATAATCCGGAGCAACGCAAGTTTGCCCTGCATTCAGGAATTTACCACGTACAATACGCTGGGCCACCAGCTTCAGATCTGCATCATTATGGACAATAGCAGGACTCTTACCTCCCAACTCAAGAGTTACAGGAGTCAAGTGCTCTGCAGCTGCCTTCATAACAATGCGACCAACACCCGTACTGCCTGTGAAGAAAATATAATCGGACTTCTCTTTCAACAATGCTGTGCTGGCCTCAACCTCCCCTTCCATAACGGCAATATACTCTTGAGGGAAGATCTCCTGAATCAGATCATACGTCAGACGAGATACGGCTGGTGTTAATTCAGAAGGCTTGATAACTGCACAGTTACCGGCTGCAATTGCTCCAATCAGTGGACCGAAGGCCAGTTGGAAAGGATAGTTCCAAGGTGCAATAATAAGGGCGACTCCGTAAGGTTCAGGATAAATAGTGCTCACCCCATCCGGCATAGCCGAATTGGTTGGAACTTGTCTTGGGGCAGCCCATTCCTGCAGGTGCTCTAATGCGAAATCCAGTTCTCCCAGCACAATGCGAATCTCGGAACCGTAAGCTTCCGCCTCAGATTTGTTCAGATCAGCCCGAAGTGCATCTTGAATCCGTTGCTGATACTTTTCGATTCCTTTTCTAAGCTGTTGAAGAGCATTAATCCGATACTCGATATTTTTAGTTTGACCTGTATAAAAAAATGTACGTTGTTCTGTAACCAGTTGTTTTGCTTGATCCATATTAACATCTCCAATTAATTATTTAAAATTA belongs to Paenibacillus sp. FSL H8-0079 and includes:
- a CDS encoding aldehyde dehydrogenase — protein: MDQAKQLVTEQRTFFYTGQTKNIEYRINALQQLRKGIEKYQQRIQDALRADLNKSEAEAYGSEIRIVLGELDFALEHLQEWAAPRQVPTNSAMPDGVSTIYPEPYGVALIIAPWNYPFQLAFGPLIGAIAAGNCAVIKPSELTPAVSRLTYDLIQEIFPQEYIAVMEGEVEASTALLKEKSDYIFFTGSTGVGRIVMKAAAEHLTPVTLELGGKSPAIVHNDADLKLVAQRIVRGKFLNAGQTCVAPDYLLVHEQVHDELIDLISTEIKDKFGDDVLQNADFPHIVNARNFDRLSKFLTDGKTLIGGRSVREQLLIEPTVLGDVNWESPVMQEEIFGPILPVFTYSDLNPMLEEIVRRPKPLALYLFTQDEQLQEQVLNQVSFGGGCINDTLSHMTSHYLPFGGVGESGMGSYHGQQSFDVFSHHKSVLKRSK